The genomic DNA CTAGTTTAGTTTTCATTGGAGTTTCAATTGCCCCTACGTACGACAATAGACTATACAAGACAGAGAACACAAGCACGGATATAGATACTAATCCCACGCCTAAGAGTTTCTCCATCCATCCTCTGtcttcttttattctcttaCACTCATGGATCTCTCTAAACACCCTCTGTTTATATAGCACAGCTACTACTACTGCtaaataaatattcataatCATATGATTATAGCAGTAGTAGACATGTGAATTATACAGAGTGTACAAATATATcagaatattaattaaaaaaaaaaaaaaaaaaaaaaNNNNNNNNNNNNNNNNNNNNNNNNNNNNNNNNNNNNNNNNNNNNNNNNNNNNNNNNNNNNNNNNNNNNNNNNNNNNNNNNNNNNNNNNNNNNNNNNNNNNNNNNNNNNNNNNNNNNNNNNNNNNNNNNNNNNNNNNNNNNNNNNNNNNNNNNNNNNNNNNNNNNNNNNNNNNNNNNNNNNNNNNNNNNNNNNNNNNNNNNNNNNNNNNNNNNNNNNNNNNNNNNNNNNNNNNNNNNNNNNNNNNNNNNNNNNNNNNNNNNNNNNNNNNNNNNNNNNNNNNNNNNNNNNNNaaaaaaaaaaaaaaaaaaaaaaaggaacaagtgTATAGAAATGGTAGAGGTTTCCTTATGTGGGAAAACAGACAAGCAAGTTGTGCTTTTTGATAATCTCAAAGCCGAAAGCTgtacttttgttttaaacatatttcttttgatgattatatacttatatatatacggTACTACTATAAATCAAGAGCAAAATCCTCctcattcttttatttttttaatattaactaggttttgaatccactCTACAAgttggtttatttgatatattttgatatattgattacggtaaaaaaatattatctcataaaaaaattaaaataagtactaagggaaaaaattaaatttcagatacacaattttttttaaatataaaaatcagttgtattataaaatcaaatctgattaaaaaaatcataaatttaacttgacgtctaggcgaggcaaatcaaactatttttttgaccactagaaaaacaaaacaattttataatcatgaatttaactcgtttttatatttaattgatcgctaccacctatattttcatgttttttattaaatgttttcttattcttcatattctttcttgtcattttcattgtcaaattttgtgttaattgtcatcgtaacttttaccgtttggttcttcgttatactctttttcttcttcttcttcctcgtcaacttcttcatatttttcgactgaaaaacctttttttagactaccacacaacttgttaacccatcaaactccaagaaaaaagcatttcttttctcataaaatttgtgaaattcatgattaccatcatagtcaacacatgcacccaattattgacaattttatctatatacttatttggttttagatccacgcgtttaaaaacttctcaaaccaaaatccttacttggtttataatattttaaaaacataataaattatactaataattatttatttaatatgaatcatatgatatatagaaatatgagtacactatatcagcaaataatatcaaccgtatcatattatcaaataaccgtaaccgtttataacagtaaccgcttgaaccgtaaccgtatttaaacgtaaccgtttaaccgtttgttaaacgattctggttaaggttacaaaaatttctaaccataaccgatggttaataaaccttaactgTGACAACCGCAACCCtagtcatgcctatgtatagctaataaaacatgtgtgtttgtcgtccatttttttctttaaacctcaaaatttgaatcaaacatcaaattaagatcttgcgatgtcaatcctttttccttagacccaaaaataaaaaattaatgaaagaatatcaactcatctataaaatcatacacaaaaatatgttttacagctcataagaaataaaaagcacaaatatagataaataagataatttatgttttgcgtcaatatttataatatttttaatttttaaaatttaaaacttataatatttaaaaacttttaaaagtttcaatatttataatatttaaacttttaaaaattttaaatattataatatttttttgaaactgtttaaagttttaatttgatcaaataaaaaaccagatcaaaacaaataaaacttttaaacttggacgcctgataaatcaagctttcctgctcattcgttgttggaagcatattaatcttatttatactggttctgaaccattgtctaaaatatttatagccgatgtgggatattgtgcttagttctttgatttccataaatttaaaattttcctttttctaaaaatttctgtaaatttaaaaaatgttaatgaatgacaaaAATTtgtgtaaatttaaaaaatgttaataaataacatgttaaatcatgataggttgtttaaaataatttttaatatagaaaattttagaaattgtataaaatattaataagtgatatgttaaatttataattgttGTTTAAAATCTGATGTGAACGGTCATAGGAACTTATAGCTCatactttttattaatatagatttatgtaaaaaaaattaccccaaagaaaaagagaagaaaagaaaagaaaagaaagaaaaagaaaaaaaaagcaaatcttTGTCTCTGGGACTGACTGAGCACGGGAATTAAAAGACAGATGTAGGGTTGAGATGACATCTGTGGGTGTGGGTGCGTCTCCCCACACTGAACCACATATCTTTTTGCCGGCTTCTTCAACGGCTTTTTCTCTCCCTTCCTTCGACGTCGTTTTGTCTCTgtcacacacactctctctctgtcacacacactctctctcttgctCCTCCGTCCGTCTCTCGTCTACAGTGCCCCTCCGCTTTCGCCTTTTTTTCCTTGTCCTATGAATTTGGTCGAAATgcccatttctttctttttccactAATCCAGTAagtatcttctctctctctcactgtctttttttcaatttcaacttCTCTCCTTTGTCtttgttttaatatgtttttttttttttggggtgcaGATATCATTCGAGATTTTCCCTTGCCGTCTCCAATTGCCACTCTCCGCTCTAACCCTCTTCGAATGTATGCTTCCTCCTTCCCaatctctgcttttttttttctttttctttttatgtatgCTTAGTCGTCGTCGCTTACACTTGCTTACCCTAACCTCTTTCTGCATACGGACTCGCTTTGTTTTATACAAATCTTGTAATTAGTTTTGTTCAGTTTCCCCGCCCCCCCCCNNNNNNNNNNNNNNNNNNNNNNNNNNNNNNNNNCCCCCCCCCACTTGATAGATTATATATGTCTGCAGTTGCCTAGTTGGTTTAGGGCCATTCGTATTCTATAATTACGCTTCTCTCCCAATTACCTACACGGCTACACTACACTtaactcctctctctctctctctgagatTGCTCACTATCCCCTCCAAAATGCtactcttttgcttttttcctctgtgttttgtttcaaatcctctaaaatacatctcagtcttcttcttcagttacCAATTGCAGTAGCTGAAATGAACGGAGATAGACCTGTGGAAGATGCTCATTACACGGAGCCGGGGTTTCCTTATACTGCTACTGGGAGTTACATTGATTTTTATGGTGGTACTGCCGCTCAGGGGCCTCTAAACTATGCTCATGCCGGCACAATGGTACTTCCACTTTCCTCCGAGGACGACGAAataagttttaatcattgtagATGCACATATATATCACAGGGAGTCTCCTCTTCGGGTGAATGCGTAACTTTGTTTCTTTGCCTATATTCTCAGGACAATCTGTACTGGACCATGAATACAAATGCATACAAGTTTGGATTTTCAGGATCAGATAATGCCTCTTTCTATGGTTCTTATGACATGAACGATCATCTATCAAGGATGTCCATCGGGAGAACTGATTGGGAGTACCATCCCATGCTGCCCATTGATCATCCTGAAATCACAGTGGCACGGTCTGTCCAAGTCGGTGACTCAGATGAGCACTCTGAAGCTGAAGATTGTTAGTTATTTCTgccaatccttttttttttgtttttaaattctaCTTGATCATATTCGTTTCTAAGCTAAGAAGTTGTCTGTGTCTATAGGCATTGCAAATGAGCATGACCACCCCGACAGTCCGCAGGTATGTGCACATGATCTAAACGGTTTTTGAATCTGTGTCAACTAGTTAACTCTTGCCCATCTTTGTGAAGCTAGTGGTGTATCCGTGCAGGATGTGATCTTAACACTGATATGAATTCTATATGCTCGTTAATGCCATGTTGCCACAGGTATCCTGGCAAGATGACATTGATCCTGATACAATGACCTATGAGGTTCGTTTCAGTTTCCTTGTGggttatttaaaaataataaataacaattttttctgGCGAAGATGGTCGAGAGATGCAGTGGATTCACATGTAGATGCGGTTTTGGTTTGTGGATCAGGAATTAGTAGAGCTGGGGGAAGCGGTAGGAACAGAAAGCCGGGGGTTGTCTCAGGAACTCATAGAAACGCTGCCCACTAGAAAGTATAAGTTTGGGAGCATCTTCTCCAGGAAAAGAGCAGGTGAAAGGTAAAGAACAAGCTTAAAATAAGGTTGGTATGAATTCACATCACGGGTTTATTCTGAAAAGTGTGCGTGTGATGAGCAGGTGTGTGATATGTCAGCTCAAGTACAAGATAGGGGAGAGGCAAATGGATCTGCCGTGCAAGCACGTGTATCATTCTGAATGCATTTCCAAATGGCTAAGCATCAACAAGGTATTTTTCATTTAACCTTACATATATGGTTTACATCCTCAATTCAACTGAGACTCGATGCATGTGGAACACAGGTTTGCCCGGTTTGCAATACCGAGGTTTTTGGGGAGCCAAACATCCATTGATCGGCGGAAGGGGattgtcctcttcttcttctttttttgcttatatattCGAGGCTCGTCAAGTAATTGTTTTAGTGTAGtgaaaaccccaaaaaataGTCTTCGCACACACTATACTCTCTCATGTTCAGTCCTTCTCTGTACATGTAATTTTTCTTCTAGTTCCACTTTTGCTTGTCTGTGCTTTAAATTTAACACTCACTCCTATTGTATACTAAATGCTGAGACAATGCAAAGTTGAACCCATCATGTCCCGGTCGGTCACTTCATCCTTCTCGTAGTACGAAAATAAATTTACTTCAAGATTTGAGGTGTAATGACCAACGGACTTAAGGGACAAGGAAGGTAGAAGAAACCTTGTTGATATTAAAGGGtaaattgtaaatgtatataaaGAGAAACGAGGCAGTGGGATGAATACATTATGCCATAGTATCTACGTTACGTAATAGTAATATCGGTATCATCCAATTCCCCCGGTTTTGTTCCACATCTTTGACTCCCGAGTATTATGTGTATGTGCACACAGCATGGGTTATATAAGAGTTTGTTCCTGGAGTTGTTCCTGTGAATTGCAAACCCACTGGTGGTTAGAGATGCATCACTTGTGACGAAGAAAATTATAGATGTAAGAGTTTAGTACCTCAGTAACAAACAAGGCATGGAAGCCATATGGGACCCTGTGCGGCAGCTCCACCACTGCCACCGGTTCAGCCGACATTGTTTTTGCGTCTATTACATTCACACATGATTTCCTGTCCATTTTCAACCGTCATATTATTATACCAGAAGgacacaaaagaaacaagtgATGAGATAATACGGAACTAGCAGGAGAGCTATAACTACCCTGTGTTTTCATCATGAACAAAGAATATCAAGTAACCGTCGTCTTCTTCTGCTGCCTCACGCGGGACATATATAGCCTCTGAACCAAATTTTCCTTGTCCCAGATCATATATTCCTTTGATATTGCCTCCTACTTCCAGCATTCTTTTCCCCGTCTCAGCTTCTGCATGCAGATCAAACTTGATAATTCCTGTAACCTTCGCAATACTGTCCAGAATTGTTCCAtatacatatctctgtttccTAAACgaaccaaacaagaaaaaacgtTGGGCATGATGAAGTTTCCTTGCCAGGGACACAAAAGGACAAGGGTGAACTCATACTTTCCGGTGTAGCACTCGTTGATTCTGGGGAAATCAACTGCAGATGCCGATAGTTTTTTCTGAGAAGCTGAGCCCGTCTTCATGTTAAATCTCATTTCGTACCTGCACAAGCAATAGTTGAGAAGGGTTTACGGTTACGAGAGAGCAGAACATATGTAACAGGCCGGGGATTCTTACAGTTCGTTGctaaaattttcaagtttttctttCACAGTCCCGCTGACCATGTCAAGATCTGGATTCTCAAGACGACAAGTGATGAGGACaacttcatcctcttcttcccaAGCATTGGCTAGATATAGGAAGTCATTCACAGAAGTTTGATTggtatatatagaagaaaaaaaaagttggagatATGAAAACTGAAACAGACATTAAAGAGAACACACCGTTGTGGAATATAAAGCAGTTGGGAAGCTCAAACCATCTAATCATGAGTTCATCCTTGGCATAGCGGGGAAGAACACCAAAACGAGCCTTTTTAGTGGGATCAAATGAGtatatcattttcttctctttcaccatTTCCTTGAAATCAATTTCAAAAGACACGTGAATATATACtcaaagaaaattcaaaacaagTAACCTTATTTCTTTGTACTCTTAATCTCTTATAACATGTGAAAAGTATATGGGAGGCAAGAAACTCTTGTGTAACCTTTAAAACTGACGAGTTATATACCTTTGGCCTGAAGTGCATAGGAAGATCCATGAATATTGCATAAGCCTCAGTAATAGCAAAATCATGCATCATGATTGGCTCTGATATAGTAATTGCGACTGGGTCATGCATAATGCCATCTTTCGAGATCACTCTGTATGTGAGATAAGGTGGCGTATGCGAATAGCCGAACGTAAACATTTCACCTGCAGAGAGAGCCCATGACGGGTCATCATGTGAACAGAAATAGTAGTAACTTGTTTTCGTTCCAGGGAAAAGTGAAGAATACCCGTAACCGGGTCAACTTTTGGGTGAGCAGTGAAGGAGTGGGTCAATCTCTTGTCATAATCTATCATGCCAAGAGTTTGCAGGTCTCCATCTTCCAAAACTTTGACGACATCTAAAGACCAAAAGAGAGTGgatttgacttaaaaaaaaaaaaaaacataaatcttcATACCATGCATTTCTTGTATATCAAAACTTCAAACAAGGAAGTGGGAAACACTGCCAACATAACAGAAGAATCGGTTTCTAGACAGATCAGGTTTGCTCACTTTGGACCAGTGtatcccaaaagaaaaagtataggCTTACAAGGCTTATCTGCCTCCTGTAATGCTAGAAGTTTTCCATCGTGATATACGAGTGCTGTGTTAGCTGGTGCatggaaaaaaagagagtgagatTTTTAAGATACTAGTAGAAAGAGTAGAAGGGATGAAT from Camelina sativa cultivar DH55 chromosome 7, Cs, whole genome shotgun sequence includes the following:
- the LOC104699520 gene encoding carotenoid 9,10(9',10')-cleavage dioxygenase 1 isoform X1; this translates as MIHGVRIKDGKATYVSRYVKTSRLQQEEYFGASKFMKIGDLKGFFGLLMVNMQQLRTKLNILDNSYGIGTANTALVYHDGKLLALQEADKPYVVKVLEDGDLQTLGMIDYDKRLTHSFTAHPKVDPVTGEMFTFGYSHTPPYLTYRVISKDGIMHDPVAITISEPIMMHDFAITEAYAIFMDLPMHFRPKEMVKEKKMIYSFDPTKKARFGVLPRYAKDELMIRWFELPNCFIFHNANAWEEEDEVVLITCRLENPDLDMVSGTVKEKLENFSNELYEMRFNMKTGSASQKKLSASAVDFPRINECYTGKKQRYVYGTILDSIAKVTGIIKFDLHAEAETGKRMLEVGGNIKGIYDLGQGKFGSEAIYVPREAAEEDDGYLIFFVHDENTGKSCVNVIDAKTMSAEPVAVVELPHRVPYGFHALFVTEEQLQEQTLI
- the LOC104699519 gene encoding E3 ubiquitin ligase BIG BROTHER-like; protein product: MNGDRPVEDAHYTEPGFPYTATGSYIDFYGGTAAQGPLNYAHAGTMDNLYWTMNTNAYKFGFSGSDNASFYGSYDMNDHLSRMSIGRTDWEYHPMLPIDHPEITVARSVQVGDSDEHSEAEDCIANEHDHPDSPQVSWQDDIDPDTMTYEELVELGEAVGTESRGLSQELIETLPTRKYKFGSIFSRKRAGERCVICQLKYKIGERQMDLPCKHVYHSECISKWLSINKVCPVCNTEVFGEPNIH